Proteins from a genomic interval of Spirochaetota bacterium:
- a CDS encoding UDP-glucose/GDP-mannose dehydrogenase family protein, with protein MKISVVGTGYVGLVTGTCFAVMGNTVICVDTDSDKIEKLKKGIIPIYEPGLDELVVENYKKGNLLFTTDIKEALEKTNVMFIAVGTPMGEDGSADLRHVLDVAQSIGRFMTHDMIVVDKSTVPVGTAEKVKATIQEELKKRGVTFKVTVVSNPEFLKEGAAVEDFMRPDRVIIGTDDDEALNVMKELYAPFTHSHERFIAMDIRSAEMTKYAANAMLATKISFMNEMANICEKVGADVNMVRIGIGSDHRIGYSFIYPGVGYGGSCFPKDVQALIKTSRDYGYEPKIITAVEEVNARQKLSLVDKVVKRFGQDLSGKVFAIWGLAFKPETDDMREAASITIIKELLKRNAKVKAYDPKATEQAKGYYLKGLQNIEYCDSKYDALTGAEALLLVTEWKEFRSPDFDEVKKRLKNPVIFDGRNQYNIKKLQKDGFEIYQIGVGKVQ; from the coding sequence ATGAAAATAAGCGTTGTGGGAACAGGTTACGTTGGTCTGGTTACCGGAACATGTTTTGCAGTAATGGGAAATACGGTGATTTGTGTGGATACTGACAGTGATAAGATTGAAAAACTTAAAAAAGGAATTATCCCAATTTATGAGCCAGGGCTTGATGAGCTGGTAGTAGAAAATTATAAAAAGGGAAATCTGCTTTTTACCACTGATATTAAAGAAGCGCTGGAAAAAACAAATGTGATGTTCATTGCCGTTGGCACGCCCATGGGTGAGGATGGCAGCGCCGATTTGCGCCATGTCCTTGATGTGGCACAATCAATAGGCAGATTTATGACACATGATATGATTGTGGTGGATAAGTCAACAGTGCCGGTTGGCACTGCTGAAAAAGTTAAAGCAACCATTCAGGAAGAGCTGAAAAAGCGTGGTGTTACCTTCAAGGTTACGGTAGTAAGCAATCCGGAGTTCTTGAAAGAAGGTGCTGCAGTTGAAGATTTTATGCGACCAGACAGGGTTATCATTGGAACTGATGATGATGAAGCACTGAATGTTATGAAAGAATTATATGCACCATTTACCCACAGCCATGAGCGCTTTATAGCAATGGATATACGAAGTGCAGAAATGACAAAGTATGCTGCAAATGCTATGCTGGCAACAAAGATAAGCTTTATGAATGAAATGGCCAATATTTGCGAAAAAGTGGGAGCTGACGTTAATATGGTGCGTATTGGGATTGGAAGCGACCATAGAATTGGCTACAGCTTTATTTATCCCGGCGTTGGTTATGGTGGTTCCTGCTTCCCCAAGGATGTACAGGCGCTGATAAAGACTTCAAGGGATTATGGATATGAGCCAAAGATAATCACTGCAGTTGAGGAAGTAAATGCCAGACAAAAACTTTCACTGGTGGATAAGGTTGTCAAACGCTTTGGCCAGGATCTGTCAGGTAAGGTTTTTGCAATCTGGGGGCTTGCCTTCAAGCCGGAAACCGATGATATGCGTGAAGCGGCAAGTATCACCATTATAAAAGAATTATTAAAAAGAAATGCAAAAGTTAAAGCCTATGACCCCAAGGCAACAGAACAGGCAAAAGGGTATTATCTTAAAGGATTACAGAACATTGAGTATTGCGATAGTAAATATGATGCACTCACTGGTGCGGAAGCTTTGCTGCTTGTTACTGAGTGGAAAGAATTCAGAAGCCCGGATTTTGATGAGGTCAAAAAGCGATTGAAAAACCCGGTTATCTTTGATGGAAGGAATCAGTATAATATCAAAAAATTGCAAAAAGATGGCTTCGAAATTTATCAAATTGGTGTGGGCAAAGTTCAATAG
- the lhgO gene encoding L-2-hydroxyglutarate oxidase gives MKKIETEYCIVGAGVVGLAVARELSLKKKKKIIVCEKEEHAGLHASGRNSGVLHAGIYYTAGSMKANTCIEGNRLMKSFCKSKGVMVRDTGKVIVAKNSKELQTLHMLEARAKDNGVEVALITEKKLADIEPCAKTYQEALFSPQTAVVDPKVVMQALYDDCIQRGVTVLFNTPFKRFENDNTVIAGDYKIQFDKLINCAGAYSDIVAHHRGLAHNVTLIPFKGIYTKLKKSSALKVNGNIYPVPDIRNPFLGVHFTVNPYGDVYIGPTAMPVFGREHYGLLQGLGIESLNIVLKDALLFLTNRSFRSVAVEEPKKYIPYYFYRDAKELVWELLYSDIEKTTKAGIRPQLVDWTKKELVMDFCIYHDVQTVHVLNAISPAFTSSLYFAKLIVDRYCM, from the coding sequence ATGAAGAAAATTGAAACTGAATACTGTATTGTTGGCGCAGGTGTTGTTGGTCTGGCAGTGGCGCGGGAACTATCGCTTAAAAAAAAGAAAAAAATAATTGTTTGTGAAAAAGAAGAACATGCCGGGCTGCATGCTTCCGGGCGTAATAGCGGAGTGCTGCATGCGGGCATTTACTATACAGCGGGGAGTATGAAAGCCAATACCTGTATTGAAGGCAACAGGCTTATGAAGTCATTCTGCAAGTCAAAAGGTGTTATGGTACGGGATACTGGTAAGGTAATTGTTGCAAAAAATAGTAAAGAACTGCAAACGCTGCACATGCTTGAAGCGCGTGCAAAAGACAATGGTGTTGAAGTGGCGTTGATTACTGAAAAGAAGCTTGCTGATATTGAGCCCTGTGCAAAAACATATCAGGAAGCATTGTTTTCGCCACAGACGGCTGTGGTTGATCCAAAGGTGGTGATGCAGGCATTATATGATGATTGTATACAAAGAGGTGTTACAGTATTGTTCAATACGCCGTTTAAACGTTTTGAAAATGACAACACGGTTATTGCCGGTGACTACAAAATACAATTTGACAAACTTATCAACTGTGCTGGTGCTTACAGTGATATCGTTGCCCACCACCGTGGGCTGGCGCATAATGTAACATTAATACCGTTTAAAGGAATTTATACAAAATTAAAAAAATCAAGCGCTCTTAAAGTTAATGGTAATATTTATCCCGTCCCCGACATTCGCAATCCTTTCTTAGGGGTTCATTTTACTGTCAATCCCTATGGTGATGTCTATATAGGGCCTACCGCAATGCCTGTCTTTGGCAGGGAACACTATGGGTTGCTGCAAGGACTTGGTATTGAGAGCTTAAATATAGTATTAAAAGATGCATTGCTGTTTTTAACTAATAGGAGTTTCCGAAGTGTTGCTGTTGAAGAACCAAAAAAATATATTCCCTATTATTTTTACCGCGATGCAAAAGAGCTGGTTTGGGAGCTATTGTACAGCGATATAGAAAAAACAACCAAGGCGGGCATACGGCCACAGCTGGTTGACTGGACAAAAAAAGAGCTGGTAATGGATTTTTGCATCTATCATGATGTGCAGACAGTACACGTGCTCAATGCTATCTCACCGGCATTTACCAGTTCATTATACTTTGCTAAATTAATTGTTGATAGATATTGTATGTAG